The genomic window GTACAGACCCACAGGCGGCAAATGCTCGGCCTTCTAGCCCCAGGTGCCCCAGTGCCTGACGCCAGGCCAGCAAATGAACTTGACCGGTTGGCCTCAAGCTGACTTCTGGAGATCTGGGCCTCTGGTGAGGGGTCCAGCCATCTAAAAATGCCCCTCCTTCGAACGACCCAAGTAAGcgcaaaggaaaaaaaaagttgacgACGACTTGACATCTCCCGCCGTTGAAGCCTCCAACGCCGCAATCATCGCCAAGAGGTGACGCATGAAACGGCCACATCCATAGTAGCCACTGTTATTCGTCGCCAAATCATATTCAAACGTCATATGGCACTACATCATTATCAAATCACAAGTACATTCCGAAAGCTCGTCCGCAAGACCCGCAAGATTCAAAATGCCTCCAAAAGACACAGACAACATCAAGGCACTCGAGTCCCTCGTCCAAACAGCCTCCGCCCTCCTGACTCAACTTCAAGCCGTTCTATCTGAAATACACAAAGCTCCCGACTCCGCATCCGccagctcgtcctcgccgtctcCCGAGCCAGACCCAAAGATCAATACCCTGTCGCTCGCCCACGACTCCGCATCCCTCATCCGCGCCCACGGCACCAAGATTTCCCTCCTGATAATCAACGAGCCATTCACGCCGAGCGCCGTGTCAACCGTCGTGCGGGAGCTTGTCGCAGGCCCTATCCCCGGACTAGTCTCCGCTGCCGAAGCATGTGCGCCGAAGCAATACACGGCCGTTGTCCGCAGAGAACTAGCCTGGCGTGCGCAGCGCGTCCTCTCCGAACTCCAACAACTACTACACAAGATCCCCAACGACGGCAAGATCCTTTCAGAAAGTAAGAGGGAAGGGTTTGCAAAGGGTGAAAAGGGCAGTCTGCCAGCCACGGGTCTCCTGTGGTCGGCATGCGACAATGTCATTGACCTTGCGAAAATGGGCGTGGGGGGGTTCTTTATCCAAAAAGTCGACCAGTGGAGGGATATCCTCAACGACGTCATGGAAGAGATGAAGGAATGGGGTGACGAAGAACCAgactccgactccgactccgactccgacCCCGACGTCAACAACCTGGCCGACCAACTCGGCTCCCAATCCCTCTCCGCCCAAGCCATGCTCGACTCCCTCATGAACTCGCATCAAACAATCCCCTCCTCCGACCCAGACCGCATCCGGCCCCGTCTCGAAACGTCCCTCAAGcgcctccgcctcgtcaCCCTCCTCTACCAAGCCCTCACCAAGCGCCGCCTCAAAAAGCTGCCGGCGCTCCCACCCCAAACCCCCGACTCCAACGTCCCCTCTCGCCTGGACGAAATGGCCAAGGTTCTCGCCAAGCTACCCGACAGCTTCGGGGATCTAGCATGCGCCTTTTACGAGCTGCAGCCATCCGAGATTGACAAGACCATGGACCAGTGCTTCCTGGATGCCTTTGCCGCCAGCGAGTTGTTTGCGAAAGATTGGCAAGATGGACGGGATGCGTTTTCAGAATGGACGGACAAGTTCCAGGCggaaataaaaaagatatAATGGTCTCAAGGGGGCACATAGACACACCCTCAATGCCAGAGTTGAAGCACGCCACCCCAAGCGCGTCCGTAACGtccttttttgtttttttttgcaccACGGCTTCAATTATTAGCTAGCCTTGTGTTTTGTCCTTCTCGGGCCTTTCGTGGTCCTGCATGTCCCGCCACGCAAGCAGCTTTACCCAGAACACGTCTCTCCGCCTCCCGCACCGGGGGGACGTGCTGCGCTTCAGGAATTGGCAGATGCCGCACCCACGTCGTCCCGAAGCCTCGCCGTCCCGGGTCTCTGGCGAGCGGTCCATGTTTCGCGATGCGCTGTTCATGTAAACGTGTTGTGGGGAGGGGCGAATGatccttcttggccgagggGTCGTGGAGATGCGACTCATGGTTTGCGTCTGAACAAGTCGCATGCACTCGACGTTGGGAAGGAACCAGGCTGCCGAATGGATGTGGTTTACGCAATCAAGTTTAATGTTGTCAATAAGTACGTAGAGGTCGTTACAGGTGCATGTGccccagtactccgtatggtCCCGTCAGATGGCACGGTGCCGAATCGCATTCCTCGTAAGCTAGCGCATTTCCCCAGCTCCATCGGGCATTTGATCTGCTCGCCAAGCTCAGCCACGCGTTCACTCTGTGTCTGATATATTGTTCCACCGCTCCGGAATAAACTACCAGGCGTGACCGTTTTAGCACCTGTCACTTTTGATTTGCATCACAAGCGACAATGAATCGTTTTAAATATGGCATCAATACCCGCAGCTGCCTATTGAGACTGCTTGCCGACCCAACGCTGAGAACTCCATCCATGACCCAATTTTTGTAATGCCACTTTCAAATCATCACCTTCGCTTTCGTAAATTGGGCACACCCACCATCATAAGAAAcatgtatatgtatataagCAGCAGTGCATCCAGGCGCCCATTCCCGTCATCTAAGCCATTCATCATCCCATTAAGCCACTTCCACTTCAATGCATGGCTTCGGACGGTTGCACACGCACACTTGGGTGATGCAGCTGCTTAGCTTCTGAACTGTGGACATTGTCATCTGGCATAGGAGTGCCGGGGGTTATAGTGACCTTTGGGGACAGCTCGCTGCCGCCGATAGTTTCGACAGCCGTTGATTCACTACTCAACGCGGGTAGTGatctcttttcttcttgacCAGCTTTCTCAGCGCACATTTTCTCCACGTGCTCAGCTTCTGCcccttccttttcttcctcttttaCGTGTGACAAGGGACGACTTGTTGCGTCCTTGGGGTGGCCTGATGAAGCCTCTCCTTCATCCCGGTGTGCAGATCCGTCATCAATGTTCACTCCTACCAGTTCAGCCAGGCTGCGAAAGTTGAACATGGGTTCACTGCCGGTGTCTCGATCGCCTTCAGATCGCGAACCCGTACCATCAGCTCCAGTAAATCCTGGTCCGGTGTAGCTTCCAGAGGGCGTGTCGACGAGCGATGATCCAAGTGAGGAGGCATTGCTCATCTGTCGCAAATGTGAGCCACCACGAGAACGGCTAGGGGGAATGGGAAGCGAGGCGGCAGCAAAACTTCCCGGTGCCGTAGCATCCTCTGGTCCACGATCCACGGCTTTGCCCTTCCCCGGAAGCTCGCCCGTGGTTTCGGGTTCGGCAGTTGACgattcctcctccccctttgTGTTCTGCGAAGCTCCCTGCGAGGTAGCCTCAACTCTCAAGGCACTGGCTCCACTATTGCCACGCCTTCGGCCAAGGCCCAGGGAAAGACTACTTCCGCTGGCACCGCTAATGTTCCCTCCATAAGGGTCTTTGTTTGCCTTCTTCTgagccttcttctccgctTGCTGTCGTTTCTTGGCTTCCTTACGTAGggccttctcttcttttcgttTCCGTTCCTCTTCTGACGCAAGGGACAGCCGAACAGCCTCCATGAACATCATATCTTCGAGTTCCTCCATTCGAGTCCGACGGCTACCGTCGGCATTCCGACTAGATGCCCTTTCGTCGGGGTCAGCCTCCGCTTCGCCGGGGTTGTTGTGCGTTTGTTCGTTTCCAGGAGTACTTGTCCCAGTACTCCTTCGTCCAAACCTGCCGGGACGGAGAATGGATCTACTTTCCTGGGCTCCGACCAAGAACGCGGCAGTGTGCAGGGccgtggctgctgcggccCGGCGTGCCTGATGAGCACGAGCAGAGGCCAGCTTTGTCGCCCAGTCCGGACGCACTCGATCAGTTGTGATGACATTAGGGGCGGTTGCTGACAAGCTATGTGTTCGCCGCCTCGAGACATGTAGCGGGCTTGATGGAGAAAGCGTCGAGTTGAGAGAGCTCTGCGAGGACATTGCGGTTGACGAAGCGACATTAGATGCGTAGGTTGAATAAGCCAAACCTCTTCGGAAAGACGGGGGCTCGTATGTAACGCCAAATTCAGGCTGTTGGCAGTAGGGACATGCTGATGGTTCAGATATCAGCATCTCGGGCGGGTCTTCCGGATTGGGCTCCTCATTCGGATCCCTGGTTTCGCCATTCGGATGATGCTCAGGCAGATGAGGATCAGCTCGCTTTATTTGCACAAAGCACTCGCTGCAGATAGGCTGATCACAGCATCGTGTGCGATTCAAATAGGGGGGGTAGGACAGAAAGCAAATGGGACATTCTGACGCGTCCTTGTACAGGTACACCTCGATTGGCTGTCCATTAACAAATGGGTCATGGGGTAGAGGCACCTCCTTTGGGGACAAGTCAGTAGATGAAGCATTTCTGGAGCCCACACTGAGAGCTGCTGCGAGTGCCTTGGCCCTCGGCTTGATTGACGATGTTTTGGGAGGTGCTGCTGTCGTTGGAGAATGAATAGCAGAGCCGGCCCCAGAGCCACTACGATCTGAGGCGGCAGATAGAGTTCTAGGACCCATTGGAACGGTTAGATTCTGCAAGCTGTGAGTGTTCGCCCCTTCAGGTTGAGGTGGTGAAGGGCGAGGAATTAGATCAGGGTCGGGAGGCGCATCGGCGGCCGGGACTGGCAGGCCCCGAGCAGCTGCTACAAGTTGATGTTCTGCCCAATTATCGGACCAGTCACTCAGACCGCGCCAGAAAGGGGCCAATTTCCTTTCGATCTGTATTACACGTTAGAGCCGGGATGATGCTCCTTGAGGCTATGCAGAgagaaagggaaaggaaaaaggaaaacacACCTGAAGCTGTCGAACCACGGGCTTGCTGAAGTCCTCGGTGCCGGTATACGTTCCCATTGTCACGAGATATCCTCCATCTACATGTTCCTCCCGGGTGCTTCGCTCTCGATCCTTGGCTCTGGTCAGACGCTCCTTCTCTAGTCGGCGAGCCTCGCGCTCTTGTCTCGTTTCACGATGCTCGAATGGAGCATCCTGACGATCTCGACCACGGTCCCGAGGTGGCTGTAAACTAAGAAATCCACCCAGGTCCCCTCTGCTCATGCGATTGCGCGACCTTCCAGACTCGCGAGGGTCAGAGGAGCCGTCGTGGTGGTCCGGACGGGACTCCTTTGTGTTTGAATTGCCCATGGTGAAGGCACCGCACTTTGCGGCTAGGTTGAAATATGAATCTGCGCTTTCGCTGTTGGGAGAGTGTTGGATGTTTTGTAAGTGCGCTCGACGGGATTTATGTCGTTTGGGTCTTTAAAGTAAGGCCTGAAACAGGCTATCGCCGTACAGATTCCTGCCGCAAGAGTATTTCCGATTCTGGCTATCTGCCATGGACCAAGTTAGAAGCGGCACCTGCAAAAAACCGGAGCCTCTGACGCCATTGAAAATGCTGTCGAGTTCACGGTATGACAACCGGCTAGAAGAGTTTGGGCCCCGTTACGGCAAGCATACATACCTGATACAGTGCAACACTAAGCTCTCAGTAGAGTATGTCAGGTGGACAATGCGGCACCAGGATGCATGTCGGTGTCGATAGTGCAGTTGGCGAAGGACCGAGGTTTGCCCAGCACCACAGCCAAGTGGTCAGGAAATGTATGGGTTTTTCGGGACAGTCGAGCGTGCGAAATAAAATCTGCAGTGGGAGCGAGGCCACAGACTTTGAGGTTTTTGTTTCGGAATGAGGTTCAAAAAAATTATCAAGGCGGGATTTTGGAGGTGGCAAGTGAGCCGAAGAGaccgacgaggccgacgacgtcaacgAGGGACAGGGTTCGGACGTCGAGGAATGCGTGAACCCTGTAGCAAACACGGCAGCGTGGTGTAGAGGTACAGTAGGTATGATGCTCGACGATGACGGTTGCTGCTACGGATAAGAGAATACAGGCATAAAGAgtatggcgatggcgacgagagGGAGAAGGGACGTCACGAAAGAGATTAGAAGTGCAGCGGCTGCGTTGGTGTGAGCGGGAGGACGATGACAAgcgggatgatgatgtcgactACTCTGTACCTGCTGTTGGACTTGAGCAGCTGGCACATGGGCACTGGTGTAGTAACTAGCCGCTCACTGGGGGTTGGTGCTGGGCCTGGTGGTGCATGTGGGTTGCGCTGGTGGGCTCAAGTACTCCCAGTGCCGTCCGGTGCTACTTGCCTGATGTAAACCTTTGAACTCACATGCAGTCTCTCAACTCGCCTGATAGCAGCCCGCGGCGTTGGACCGGCTCCACTCCAATTTGGTACTCCAATGTAATGCTATCCAGCGCTTAAGTGCTCCCGATGTTGGCACGGACTTGGACGATGGGGTTAGTTCCTCCGGTCGGTCTTGATTCTAAGTTTTGCAGACAATGGGCAACGCCGAAGCCGTTTCGTATTTCAGATGCATCCATCAATTGGAGGGCACTCTCTTTGACTATGTGTGGTCCGACCGCCTTTAATGTTCTTTGTGCCCACGGAATCATACTAAgtttaagtacttaagtacggagtaccgggCTCTATAAAGTCTCAAGCTGGTAAGCTAGTAGGTAAAGTACCTACCGTACTTCAGTACTTCTTAGACATAGTACCCAAGTCCAAATGTCGGGCGAGGTACCCGCAGTGGAGGCCAACTGGCGGGAGCACATGCGTCAACAATATACGACCTGGCACTCCATGCTTGCATGCGCACCTGGGCGCTGGGTAGCACGAGATGACCCTCGTCAAAGGCGTATTTGATAGACTTGGTTGGTGAATGGCGACGGAATAGCTGCAGACGTTATCAGCTTGTTCAATCCACACTGCACACGGTGTGCAAGTGTCAACTTGGCTGGTGCAGCAaaagtctggtctggtctaGTAGACTTTGTTCCGATTTGCCAGGTCATGTACCCCATGGACATGTGCATCCTGAAGCCCTGCTAGATCATCAGCCACCAGACCGGACGTTGACTTGCTCAAGGATGGAAACGGAAAACGTCTGTGCCACAGGAAGCCTAGTACCTGCCCCCCGCCTCATACCGGCAATACTACTTAGTATGTAACTACAGCGAACCTCGTAACGCAACAGTCAAGTCCAATAAcaatactagtagtactccgtaccgcaGAATCTCATCTTGAGCCCGGCGCCGGCCGACGGAGCCAAGATAGAGCCAAGTCCCCAAGTCCCCAAGTCTCCAAGCCAGCGGCAAggaagctgctgcggctCCACCGAGGTCATCAATCGATGGCTTCGTCagctcaacgccatcatctaTCCGAATCAAGAACAATTCCATACGACCCGCCTGCGCCCA from Metarhizium brunneum chromosome 2, complete sequence includes these protein-coding regions:
- the SIP5 gene encoding Protein SIP5 produces the protein MGNSNTKESRPDHHDGSSDPRESGRSRNRMSRGDLGGFLSLQPPRDRGRDRQDAPFEHRETRQEREARRLEKERLTRAKDRERSTREEHVDGGYLVTMGTYTGTEDFSKPVVRQLQIERKLAPFWRGLSDWSDNWAEHQLVAAARGLPVPAADAPPDPDLIPRPSPPQPEGANTHSLQNLTVPMGPRTLSAASDRSGSGAGSAIHSPTTAAPPKTSSIKPRAKALAAALSVGSRNASSTDLSPKEVPLPHDPFVNGQPIEVYLYKDASECPICFLSYPPYLNRTRCCDQPICSECFVQIKRADPHLPEHHPNGETRDPNEEPNPEDPPEMLISEPSACPYCQQPEFGVTYEPPSFRRGLAYSTYASNVASSTAMSSQSSLNSTLSPSSPLHVSRRRTHSLSATAPNVITTDRVRPDWATKLASARAHQARRAAAATALHTAAFLVGAQESRSILRPGRFGRRSTGTSTPGNEQTHNNPGEAEADPDERASSRNADGSRRTRMEELEDMMFMEAVRLSLASEEERKRKEEKALRKEAKKRQQAEKKAQKKANKDPYGGNISGASGSSLSLGLGRRRGNSGASALRVEATSQGASQNTKGEEESSTAEPETTGELPGKGKAVDRGPEDATAPGSFAAASLPIPPSRSRGGSHLRQMSNASSLGSSLVDTPSGSYTGPGFTGADGTGSRSEGDRDTGSEPMFNFRSLAELVGVNIDDGSAHRDEGEASSGHPKDATSRPLSHVKEEEKEGAEAEHVEKMCAEKAGQEEKRSLPALSSESTAVETIGGSELSPKVTITPGTPMPDDNVHSSEAKQLHHPSVRVQPSEAMH